CCAACATAGACAATCCTAGACAACCACTCTAAAGAGCAAACAAGTTCAAGAAAGTAAAAGTGGCAGAACAGTACTAGCTTTAGTACTTGATTTACACTAGATAAACCAATTAGTATGTTTAATGGATGAAGTTATGTAAATAGTGAGATCAGAGGGGCCCCTTAATCCACCATGACCACACAGTCAAATCAGCAGGTACCAACTCCTGGATACGGCTCACAACAGCATATTACAGTCTTGCTTAGAAGCTTACCCAGGCTCTGCTTTAACTGTCAGCCTCCTTTCCAAAGCACTATTTTACTACCTGCATCTCGGGTCTACTGAAAACCAGTAAAAAGTCCAGTATCACACATGTTAGGTTAgcctttattaaaatacagagctaCATGAAATTCAAACTTAATAGAAGCTTCAGAATATGAATTAAAGGTCATAATTTGGAGGTGGCATGTCAATGATCTCATCCAGGGTAGCAAGAAAGTCAGCAGTTGATTGTAGCAAGTCTGAAATAGAAATGGAGCAAGTTAGTTTCTCATGAAACCCAGAATTCATACTCCCTAACATAACCTAGGTCCCAGTGGATTAGCATAAGCCTCTCGAATGACTAAGGGAAATATTGTTCAATTGCACCTAACTGATCAGTTAGCAACACACTGTAAAAGATTCTCAGCAACATCACTTTGAGACTACCtgctggttttagctgggatggcattaaatttcttcatagtagctggtatggggccatgctttggatttgtgccAAGAAGAATTGATAATTTGGGGATGAACCTGTTATTGCccagcagtgcttacacagagtcaagtCCTTTTCTACTTGTCATACCACCCCAACAGTGAGGAGGTTGGGGAgacaagaagttgggaggggacacagctgggacagctgatcccACCTGACCAAAGGGACATTGCAGACCATATAACATCATGCttagcatataaagctgggggaaggaaggaggggatgTTCAGAGCAactgcatttgtcttcccaagtaaccattacacatgatggaacctgctttcctgggaacagccaaacacctgcctcccaatgggaagtggtgaatgaattccttgtttggctttgctttacttaaactgtctttatcaaacccacaggttttctcacttttacttttctaatcctgtcccccatcccacaggggggagtgagcaagcagccaTATGGTACCTAGGtgtcagctggggttaaaccacaacagaccACTATCTGTACAAGTAGGGTTGACCAGTTGAATTCAGCTTAACTACACAAAGAGCTGTTGATACTACTGTGCTATTCTAGTATTTAGGACAGCAATGGCAGTTCACCACTGTAGCCAACTAGCTTCCCTCCCAAACCACTAACAAGCACAGTATGTACTGAAAATCATGCTAAATTTCCACTTACTAGACTCCCTTGAAATCTCCTCAATCTTCACAGGTGAAGGAACCATGTTCACACATCTGTCATATGTCCTTTCAAATACCATGAGGGGAACACCACACAGGTTGATATTGCTTATTTTGTGCTCTTCAGGAAGATCAAAACTCTCAAACTCTGAGAAAGACACACTGCAGTTTAGtaacagcacacagcagcagtaGCCTGGGAAGGTGCAAGCTCTCCTAGCAAAACACTACAACCCAACAGTCCCCTGCTAAGGGGTATTTAGTTGCAGTTACACCTTGGTGTATAGGATTTCATGGACAACTAACACTTATCAAAAGACTAGACTGCATAGCATAACTGCTAATGTAAAGCAGGAGCTTTTAGTAGTTTCTTTCCTATCACTATACCAAGTCAACTTCATCAAACACAGCATCCATTTCACCAACACTGAAGTACTCTTTGGTACAGTAGTTTTTGCACACTTGCTTCCACATGAACTGGATGGTTCAAGGACACTGTTAAGGACTGAgataaaaatatctgcaaaggGGTGTGCTAAGAACAGCTTTAGAAGTTTAATCTTCAACTGTTATATTCCACAGCAGTAGGAATCTCTTCAGTTACAAATTACCATCTTGGCACACACTCTTAAGAGAACTATATTCTTTAGTACTGCTGAAGTATTCCTTTCAATACTTGTCTACTAGTTGCCATTTAATGTGTAAGAGGCCATCACAAGGTAATTTAGAACTAGTTTCCTGCCACCATAACAGACTCTACTGCAGATCTAAAGCAGTTAGAAATACTTAACAAGAATAAGATAGTATTTCAGAAGTAGGAAGCATCCTTATGTTTAAGAAAGGGCTCTGGAGAAATGCAATGCTAGCCGTTTGCCACAATAGCTTGGCCAAAGTATTACAACAAAGTCACCACTCATGATCAGTAGTTACACCAATAGTTCTTACCTCGAGGATCAAAAGGAAacatattttctatttctggcCAGTCTTCTTCAGCTATTGCATCACAGCTTTCTGATTGTGCTGTCTTTCCAGTAatcttaaaaagagaaagtcaCATTATTTAAGCTACTGCAGTTTCCCTTTGTGGTAGCTTTCCTGTGCTGCACGGTGTACAGACAGATGCCTGCCATACAGTCCTCAGTTAGGCTTAAATCCTAATACCTTCAACACAAATAAGCTAGAGATGGGCAAATGCTTCAGATGAGTTTGTGTAGTGCAGTACTATATAGTGCAGCAAAAAATCACTGCACTGGAACATTTAGGTTCATAATATTAAACTCCTGATGCTTAACATGTGAACAAGACCTCAAGTCAGCTAATTTTCTCTAGAGCCACTTGTTTGCCACTAGGTATGTTCTAAGTTGCTGTACTCCTGTTGCTTATGTAGGCATGATGGTTTGGGCTAGGatagtgttatttttttcttagtagctcACAGGATGCCACACTTTAGATTCACGGtgaaaacagtgttggtaacacagCTGGTTTAGCCATCACTGTGCAGTGCTtacagagccaaggccttttctgctcacCATCCCACCAGTGTGAGGCAGTGCTACTTTTTCAGGCTGCAAGGCATAGcaaggacagctgaccccatctggccaaagggatatcccataccatatgatacCATGCTAAACAATGAAAGCTAGCAGGGAAGTTTCCCAGGGCTGCCACTGCTTAGGGACTGGCAAGGCATCAGTCAGCTACTGGTGAGAAACcgggtttggttttctttgacatttttaattaataaattcttttaatctcagcccatgagttttctcacttttacccttgCAGTTCTCTCCCACACACCCTTCATCACCACCTACCCCTGTAGAAGTGTGTTGTACTCACTTTGGTGGCAGTGCAAGgct
The Falco cherrug isolate bFalChe1 chromosome 8, bFalChe1.pri, whole genome shotgun sequence DNA segment above includes these coding regions:
- the PTTG1 gene encoding securin; this translates as MATLILIDKENGEVCAAKNQLRRPSGSSKVLCERMLVNTPLPKKTISRSPATPCSVRKALGNVNRTEGVISKTEKIRQKNQPCTATKITGKTAQSESCDAIAEEDWPEIENMFPFDPREFESFDLPEEHKISNINLCGVPLMVFERTYDRCVNMVPSPVKIEEISRESNLLQSTADFLATLDEIIDMPPPNYDL